A stretch of the Planktothricoides raciborskii GIHE-MW2 genome encodes the following:
- a CDS encoding DUF4079 domain-containing protein — MRIEVLPEPLQTYVLPFLHPVLMWVIFALTIYALVLGIKAKKTRQATGEEKKELIKGKYNTKHYQVGSILLALMVLGTIGGMAATYVNNGKLFVGPHLLVGLGMTAMIATSAALAPFMQKGADWARSLHVGLNMILVLLFAWQAFSGVQIVQKIVSSL, encoded by the coding sequence ATGCGAATTGAAGTTCTTCCCGAACCACTGCAAACTTATGTGCTGCCTTTCTTACATCCAGTTCTGATGTGGGTGATTTTTGCCCTGACGATCTACGCTCTGGTTCTGGGGATAAAAGCCAAGAAAACCAGACAAGCGACGGGGGAAGAGAAAAAAGAACTGATTAAAGGTAAATACAATACGAAACACTATCAAGTGGGTTCGATCCTGTTGGCGCTGATGGTGCTCGGCACCATTGGCGGGATGGCTGCTACTTATGTGAATAATGGCAAGTTGTTTGTGGGGCCGCATTTGTTGGTCGGTTTGGGTATGACTGCCATGATTGCGACTTCCGCTGCTTTGGCGCCTTTTATGCAGAAAGGTGCTGACTGGGCGCGATCGCTCCATGTGGGCTTGAATATGATTTTGGTGCTGCTATTTGCTTGGCAAGCCTTTAGCGGGGTCCAAATTGTCCAGAAAATTGTCAGCAGTCTGTAA
- a CDS encoding ankyrin repeat domain-containing protein, which translates to MPSQQDILLLQAVRSGQITPISALIAQGADVNTTDPEGTTALMFAASQGYTEIVRILVDAGAKVNARRKKYGVTALMLACANYQLDVVKFLLSRGANVNDGNDDGSTALMAAAMKGKAVLVHMLLDAGADPNVSDQDGDTALKIALNLSFADVVEILLHAKAQLQEADAIAAFLTAVTKADLAMIQTLLSYKPELVNCHNEDSEPPLLLAVEHQKTSIVKALLNAGANVNAPDLEGETPLMAAAASGNVELVHILLDAGAQINAKDKDDETALNLAVVEGYLDVVQVLLDRGADFQQRNRLGDTPLLVAALQGHQDIVALLLQRGADINVKNFNETPLTLAATFGHLKTVKVLLDAGASPNTTVSEGKTPLMRAADRNHIAVMQALIEAGANLNQQDDAGATALIWAASRGREEAVKVLISAGADLNLKNQGGYTALAIAEFNRYRKILRTLQQAGAQE; encoded by the coding sequence ATGCCCTCTCAGCAAGATATTTTATTACTACAGGCAGTCCGAAGTGGCCAAATCACTCCAATTTCAGCATTAATTGCCCAAGGTGCTGATGTGAACACCACGGATCCAGAAGGTACAACGGCTTTAATGTTTGCCGCGTCTCAAGGCTACACAGAAATCGTGCGAATCTTGGTTGATGCTGGTGCCAAAGTCAATGCTCGAAGAAAAAAATATGGCGTCACTGCTCTGATGTTGGCTTGTGCTAACTACCAGCTAGATGTTGTGAAATTTTTACTATCGAGAGGTGCGAATGTTAATGATGGAAATGATGATGGCAGCACCGCATTAATGGCGGCGGCCATGAAAGGCAAAGCCGTCCTAGTGCATATGCTACTGGATGCCGGGGCTGACCCCAATGTCTCCGATCAAGATGGGGATACTGCCCTGAAAATTGCCTTAAACCTAAGCTTTGCCGATGTGGTAGAGATTTTACTCCATGCCAAAGCCCAACTCCAGGAAGCCGACGCCATAGCCGCCTTCCTGACCGCTGTCACCAAAGCGGATTTGGCCATGATTCAAACCCTGCTGTCATATAAGCCAGAGTTGGTCAATTGCCACAACGAAGACAGTGAACCCCCATTGTTGTTAGCGGTTGAGCATCAAAAAACCTCCATTGTCAAAGCGTTATTAAATGCCGGTGCCAATGTCAATGCCCCAGACTTAGAAGGGGAAACCCCATTAATGGCAGCAGCGGCTAGTGGCAATGTGGAATTGGTGCATATTTTATTAGATGCTGGCGCCCAGATTAATGCCAAAGACAAGGATGATGAAACCGCTTTAAATCTGGCGGTTGTGGAAGGATATCTGGATGTGGTGCAGGTACTGCTCGATCGCGGTGCCGACTTTCAGCAGCGCAACCGACTCGGCGATACGCCGCTGTTAGTTGCCGCATTGCAAGGACATCAGGATATTGTGGCCTTGCTGCTACAAAGAGGAGCCGATATTAATGTGAAAAACTTTAATGAAACTCCCCTGACCCTGGCAGCAACATTCGGCCATCTCAAGACCGTGAAAGTGTTGCTCGATGCCGGGGCATCGCCCAATACCACCGTGTCCGAAGGGAAAACCCCATTAATGAGAGCCGCTGACAGAAATCATATTGCCGTGATGCAGGCGTTAATCGAAGCTGGTGCCAATCTCAACCAGCAAGATGATGCCGGGGCGACCGCCTTAATTTGGGCGGCGTCTCGGGGTCGTGAAGAGGCGGTCAAAGTGCTGATTTCCGCAGGGGCAGACTTGAATTTAAAGAACCAAGGAGGTTATACCGCATTAGCGATCGCTGAATTCAACCGCTATAGAAAAATATTGCGTACCCTTCAACAAGCAGGAGCGCAAGAGTAG
- a CDS encoding acyltransferase, with translation MQKSFDFQILNQIRGFFCVYIVFHNFTINLYHLDIVPFPVKLIASLGQEVVIGFFLMSGFLIFFSLAKKYASFKEFLIKRFQRIYIPFIFSLLVSGFIGYFTGSLSKLFTWQHLIGNLLLLQDFGSVKPGTWFYPFLGNLPLWSLSYQWWFYLLVYPLYRLLPKNEKRIYWVLLISVSAYVIYSIHPNQICLILTYFILEWLGVELGFIYLKHQKITLHHTRNCLIAIAVMVIVTGLPIFSWSTIKLGHYPFLIFRHFLIGLIFLLISMGAFKINWQWFFKPLLSIFNQVYPISYGLYVLHYPLLVQWGLRNFHDQGRMPWPDLCLSFLTLIVLSYLAEIQLPKLINWLGEKLAYKAN, from the coding sequence ATGCAAAAATCATTTGATTTTCAAATCCTCAATCAAATTAGAGGTTTTTTTTGTGTTTATATTGTTTTTCATAATTTCACAATTAATTTATATCATCTAGACATCGTGCCGTTCCCGGTCAAGCTGATCGCCTCATTGGGGCAAGAAGTGGTGATTGGTTTTTTTTTAATGAGTGGATTTTTAATATTTTTTTCTTTGGCAAAAAAATATGCTTCTTTTAAAGAATTTTTAATCAAAAGATTTCAGCGAATTTACATTCCTTTCATTTTTTCACTGCTCGTTTCCGGTTTTATCGGCTATTTTACCGGCAGTTTATCTAAGCTTTTTACCTGGCAACATTTGATAGGAAATTTACTTTTATTGCAAGATTTCGGCAGTGTTAAACCGGGAACTTGGTTTTACCCATTTTTGGGCAACTTGCCTTTATGGTCACTTTCTTATCAATGGTGGTTTTATCTGTTAGTTTACCCATTGTATCGGTTATTGCCTAAAAATGAAAAGCGAATTTATTGGGTGTTGCTGATTTCCGTATCTGCTTATGTAATTTATTCAATACATCCGAATCAAATATGTTTAATCTTGACTTATTTTATCTTAGAATGGTTGGGGGTTGAGTTAGGATTTATTTATTTAAAACATCAGAAAATAACCCTGCATCATACTCGAAACTGTTTAATCGCGATCGCCGTGATGGTCATCGTCACCGGACTGCCAATTTTTAGCTGGTCAACCATTAAATTGGGTCATTATCCTTTTTTGATTTTTCGGCATTTTTTGATAGGGTTAATTTTCTTGTTAATCAGTATGGGGGCATTTAAAATCAACTGGCAATGGTTTTTTAAGCCCCTGCTGAGTATCTTTAACCAAGTCTACCCCATTTCTTATGGCTTATATGTTTTACATTATCCGCTCTTGGTGCAGTGGGGACTGAGAAATTTTCACGACCAGGGTCGAATGCCTTGGCCAGATTTATGCCTGAGCTTCCTGACCTTGATTGTTTTATCCTATCTCGCAGAAATTCAACTGCCGAAATTGATTAATTGGTTGGGGGAAAAATTAGCTTATAAGGCAAATTGA
- a CDS encoding glycoside hydrolase family 10 protein: protein MEIRGIWLTNTDSQVLTSKDKITEAMEFLAETGFNVVFPVVWNQGYTLYPSQIMQEAFGYKILPKFQDRDPLGELCEAAKKVGLAVIPWFEYGFACSYRQKGGKILQAKPHWAARDRDGNLLSKNGFEWMNAFDIEVQHFLSSLVLEVAKNYPIDGIQGDDRMPALPSAGGYDQNTIQAYRQVFDCDPPENPYDARWIQWRADILTNFLSRLYQNLKQVNPNLIVSLSPNIYKWCLDEYLQDSKTWLNRNLVDLIHPQVYRRDLASYKRTISYITKLEYKSAHLPRLSPGILIKIGNYRISESDLIEAIAFNRYCGVSGEVLFFYEGLRENNNALAKALGSGPYLHPAQFPSINDLEKLVQQKQSQSIFSKVINHMKDLI from the coding sequence ATGGAAATACGCGGCATTTGGCTAACGAATACCGACAGCCAAGTTCTCACCTCTAAAGATAAAATCACCGAAGCAATGGAATTCCTCGCGGAAACTGGATTTAATGTGGTATTTCCCGTGGTTTGGAACCAAGGATACACCCTCTATCCTTCCCAAATAATGCAGGAAGCTTTCGGCTACAAAATCTTACCAAAATTTCAAGATCGTGACCCCCTGGGGGAACTGTGCGAAGCCGCCAAAAAAGTAGGATTAGCAGTGATTCCTTGGTTTGAATATGGCTTTGCTTGTTCCTATCGGCAAAAAGGCGGCAAAATCTTGCAAGCAAAACCTCACTGGGCAGCCCGCGATCGCGACGGAAATCTCTTGAGCAAAAATGGCTTTGAATGGATGAATGCCTTTGACATCGAAGTGCAACATTTCCTCAGTTCATTAGTTTTAGAGGTGGCCAAGAATTATCCCATTGATGGCATCCAAGGAGATGATAGAATGCCAGCCCTCCCCAGTGCAGGAGGCTACGATCAAAACACCATTCAAGCCTATCGCCAAGTCTTCGACTGTGACCCCCCAGAAAATCCTTACGATGCTCGTTGGATCCAATGGAGAGCGGATATTTTAACCAACTTTTTATCCAGGCTTTACCAAAATCTTAAACAAGTCAACCCTAATCTGATTGTTTCTTTATCCCCGAATATCTATAAATGGTGTTTAGATGAATATTTACAAGACTCGAAAACTTGGTTAAATCGTAACTTAGTCGATCTGATTCATCCCCAAGTTTATCGCCGAGATTTAGCCAGCTATAAACGCACCATCAGCTATATCACCAAATTAGAATATAAATCGGCACATTTGCCGAGGTTGTCGCCGGGAATTTTAATTAAAATCGGCAACTATCGCATTTCCGAATCAGACTTAATCGAAGCCATTGCCTTTAATCGATACTGTGGTGTCTCTGGAGAAGTCTTATTTTTCTATGAAGGCTTACGAGAAAATAATAATGCCTTAGCCAAAGCCCTGGGTTCAGGCCCCTACTTACATCCCGCGCAATTTCCCTCGATTAATGATTTAGAGAAATTGGTGCAGCAAAAACAGTCGCAATCAATCTTCAGCAAAGTCATAAATCATATGAAGGATTTGATTTAA
- the guaA gene encoding glutamine-hydrolyzing GMP synthase produces MIAQTSTQPTPQQESIVNESDLESLSRQMLVILDFGSQYSELIARRIRETQVYSEVLSYRTTVSQIKQLNPQGIILSGGPNSVYDANAPQCDPGIWDLEIPILGVCYGMQLMVQQLGGIVERADRGEYGKASLLIDDPTDLLTNVEDGATMWMSHADSVKQLPEGFEVLAHTENTPCAAIAHHEKQLYGVQFHPEVVHSIGGQALIRNFVYHICECEPTWTMAAFVEQATREIRAKVGDKRVLLALSGGVDSSTLAFLLHKAIGDQLTCMFIDQGFMRKNEPERLVKLFQEQFHIPVVHVKARDRFLVKIAGITDPEEKRKRIGHEFIRVFEEESKRLGPFDYLAQGTLYPDVIESADTNVDPKTGERVAVKIKSHHNVGGLPKDLRFKLIEPLRKLFKDEVRKVGKSIGLPEEIINRHPFPGPGLAIRILGEVTEERLEILRDADHIVRQEINRQGMYSKFWQAFAVLLPIRSVGVMGDQRTYAYPIVLRFVSSEDGMTADWSRVPYDFLETISNRIVNEVPGVNRVVYDITSKPPGTIEWE; encoded by the coding sequence GTGATTGCACAAACATCTACTCAACCAACTCCTCAGCAGGAATCGATCGTCAACGAGTCAGACCTGGAATCACTTAGTCGCCAGATGCTGGTGATTTTAGATTTTGGCTCTCAATATTCCGAGTTAATTGCCCGACGAATTCGGGAAACACAGGTGTATTCGGAAGTTTTATCCTACCGAACTACGGTTTCACAAATCAAACAACTAAATCCTCAAGGGATTATTCTGTCTGGCGGGCCAAATTCCGTTTACGATGCCAACGCCCCTCAGTGCGATCCAGGGATTTGGGACTTGGAGATTCCTATTCTGGGAGTCTGCTACGGGATGCAGTTGATGGTTCAACAATTAGGGGGCATCGTGGAACGGGCAGACAGAGGTGAGTATGGTAAAGCCTCTTTGTTAATTGACGATCCTACGGATTTGCTCACCAATGTGGAAGATGGGGCAACGATGTGGATGAGTCATGCGGACTCCGTGAAGCAACTGCCCGAAGGATTTGAGGTTTTAGCTCATACAGAAAATACCCCTTGTGCGGCGATCGCCCATCACGAAAAACAACTCTACGGGGTTCAATTCCATCCTGAAGTGGTGCATTCTATTGGCGGTCAAGCCTTGATCCGCAACTTTGTCTATCATATTTGTGAATGCGAACCCACCTGGACAATGGCCGCATTTGTGGAGCAAGCGACTCGGGAAATTCGCGCCAAAGTCGGAGACAAGCGGGTTTTATTGGCCTTGTCTGGAGGGGTTGATTCCAGTACCTTGGCCTTTTTGCTGCATAAGGCGATCGGCGATCAGCTAACTTGTATGTTTATTGACCAAGGGTTTATGCGGAAGAATGAACCAGAACGGTTGGTCAAATTGTTTCAGGAACAATTTCATATTCCCGTGGTTCACGTCAAAGCCCGCGATCGCTTCTTAGTCAAAATTGCCGGAATCACCGATCCCGAAGAAAAACGCAAGCGCATTGGCCATGAGTTTATCCGCGTCTTTGAAGAAGAATCCAAACGCCTTGGCCCCTTTGACTATCTGGCCCAAGGAACCCTCTATCCCGATGTGATTGAATCTGCCGATACCAATGTTGACCCCAAAACCGGCGAACGAGTGGCGGTAAAAATTAAAAGCCACCATAATGTCGGCGGTTTACCCAAAGATTTGCGCTTCAAGCTGATTGAACCCTTACGCAAACTATTTAAAGATGAAGTGCGGAAAGTGGGCAAATCCATCGGTTTACCGGAAGAAATTATCAACCGTCATCCTTTCCCCGGCCCAGGATTGGCCATTCGGATCCTCGGTGAAGTCACCGAAGAACGACTGGAAATTCTCCGGGATGCGGATCACATTGTCCGACAAGAAATTAACCGACAAGGAATGTACAGCAAATTTTGGCAAGCCTTCGCGGTTTTGCTGCCGATCCGCAGTGTGGGTGTGATGGGAGATCAGCGCACTTATGCTTATCCCATTGTGCTGCGCTTTGTTTCCAGTGAAGATGGCATGACCGCTGACTGGTCTCGCGTTCCTTATGATTTCTTGGAAACTATTTCTAACCGAATTGTCAATGAAGTTCCAGGGGTCAACCGGGTGGTTTATGACATCACCTCTAAGCCACCGGGAACGATTGAATGGGAATAA
- a CDS encoding prohibitin family protein — MKNSYNQSFSLLVAGMITGLLILLSLSSFVIIDPGEAGVIRILGKAQDGALLEGIHLKPPFISTVDIYDVTVQKFEVPAQSSTKDLQELTARFAINFRLDPDKVVTIRRTQGTLENIVAKIIAPQTQESFKIAAALRTAEESITQRSQLKQDFDNALEARLDKYGIIVLDTSVVDLNFSKDFARAVEEKQIAEQQAQRAVYIAQEAEQEAQAEINRAKGKAEAQKLLAETLKAQGGQLVLQKEAIQAWREGGAQMPKVLIMGDKSSSVPFIFNLNDLEN, encoded by the coding sequence ATGAAAAATTCTTACAACCAAAGTTTCTCCTTATTAGTAGCCGGAATGATTACCGGATTATTAATTCTGCTTAGTTTGAGTTCTTTTGTAATTATTGACCCCGGTGAAGCGGGAGTGATCAGAATTTTAGGCAAAGCCCAAGATGGGGCGTTACTAGAAGGAATTCACCTCAAACCGCCGTTTATTTCCACCGTCGATATTTATGATGTCACCGTGCAAAAATTTGAAGTTCCTGCCCAAAGTTCTACCAAAGACCTGCAAGAACTGACCGCCAGATTTGCCATCAACTTCCGGCTCGATCCAGACAAAGTAGTGACGATTAGAAGAACTCAGGGGACTTTAGAAAATATTGTCGCCAAAATTATTGCTCCCCAAACCCAGGAATCTTTTAAAATTGCCGCAGCTTTGCGGACTGCCGAAGAATCGATTACCCAACGCAGCCAACTGAAACAAGATTTTGATAATGCCTTAGAAGCACGGTTAGATAAATATGGGATTATTGTCCTGGATACCAGTGTGGTTGATTTAAATTTTTCCAAAGACTTTGCTCGCGCTGTTGAAGAAAAACAAATTGCCGAGCAACAAGCTCAACGAGCGGTGTATATTGCTCAAGAGGCGGAACAAGAAGCCCAAGCAGAAATTAATCGCGCCAAAGGAAAAGCTGAGGCGCAAAAACTATTAGCTGAAACCCTGAAAGCCCAAGGGGGTCAATTGGTACTCCAGAAAGAAGCGATCCAAGCGTGGCGGGAAGGGGGCGCTCAAATGCCGAAAGTTTTGATTATGGGAGATAAATCCAGCAGTGTGCCATTTATCTTTAATCTCAACGATCTGGAAAATTAA
- the gcvH gene encoding glycine cleavage system protein GcvH: MALEYPEDLKYLDTHEYVRLDGEIATIGISAYAIDQLGDIVFVELPEDGDAIKKGESFGSIESVKAVEEMYAPISGTVISRNQAVIDGPEIFSEDPYGEGWLLKVRITNEDELQDALTASEYREQVEGEA, from the coding sequence ATGGCTTTGGAATACCCAGAAGACCTGAAATACCTAGACACCCATGAATATGTCCGACTCGATGGCGAAATTGCCACCATTGGCATCAGTGCCTATGCCATTGACCAACTCGGTGACATTGTGTTTGTCGAGTTGCCGGAAGATGGTGATGCCATAAAAAAAGGTGAAAGCTTTGGCAGCATTGAGTCGGTGAAAGCGGTAGAAGAGATGTATGCCCCCATATCTGGGACGGTGATTTCTCGCAACCAAGCAGTGATTGATGGGCCGGAGATTTTTAGTGAAGATCCTTATGGAGAAGGTTGGTTACTCAAAGTTCGGATTACGAATGAAGATGAATTGCAAGATGCCTTAACTGCGAGTGAGTATAGAGAACAAGTAGAAGGGGAAGCATAA
- a CDS encoding alpha/beta hydrolase → MNKKKLRQLLIGDFSWQRLVRSIIFVYVAIGFWGYFFSNSLIFQPQPATYSDTSEILKLKSANGELISAVYLPNDEAKYTILYSHGNAEDLGDILPVLQEIQAMGFAVFSYDYQGYGTSGGQPTVAKSYQDIDAAYHYLTQTLGISPNQIIIYGRSVGGGPSVDLAARQPVAGLILESAFVSAFRALTQVPLYPFDKFENLAKMKQVNCPVLVMHGREDEVVRFWHGQALFAAAKEPKLSLWVEGAGHNEVMWVAGDRYSAALRDFVELLP, encoded by the coding sequence ATGAACAAAAAAAAATTACGCCAGTTGCTGATCGGCGACTTTTCCTGGCAACGGTTAGTGCGTTCCATCATCTTTGTTTATGTGGCCATTGGGTTTTGGGGTTATTTTTTCTCAAATTCCCTGATTTTTCAACCTCAACCCGCGACTTATTCTGACACTTCGGAAATCCTCAAACTCAAATCGGCCAACGGGGAGTTGATTTCAGCAGTATATTTACCCAACGATGAAGCCAAATATACGATCCTCTACAGCCACGGCAATGCGGAAGACTTGGGGGATATCCTGCCAGTGCTCCAAGAAATTCAAGCAATGGGATTTGCCGTGTTTTCTTATGACTATCAAGGATATGGTACTTCGGGGGGTCAGCCCACCGTAGCGAAGAGTTATCAAGATATTGATGCGGCCTATCATTATTTGACGCAGACTTTAGGCATTTCCCCCAATCAAATTATTATCTACGGTCGTTCCGTGGGGGGCGGGCCTTCGGTGGATCTGGCCGCCCGTCAGCCCGTAGCTGGTTTGATTTTAGAGAGCGCTTTTGTCAGTGCTTTCCGGGCTTTAACTCAAGTCCCCCTTTATCCCTTTGATAAGTTTGAAAATTTGGCCAAAATGAAACAAGTGAATTGCCCCGTTTTGGTGATGCACGGTAGGGAAGACGAGGTGGTGCGCTTTTGGCACGGACAGGCATTGTTTGCCGCTGCCAAAGAACCCAAGCTTTCTTTATGGGTCGAAGGGGCTGGCCATAATGAGGTGATGTGGGTAGCAGGCGATCGCTATTCTGCCGCTTTGCGAGACTTTGTAGAATTACTGCCCTAA
- a CDS encoding lipopolysaccharide assembly protein LapB, producing the protein MSIGLISFLGLGIAPFIQGLIGSDPTANQTKPAQTQTVNTLPREELEAQARGYELVLQREPDNETALQGLLEVKLQLQDLPGSIDVLEKLVRLKPEQTNYAVLLAQAKEQTGDREAAAQVYRQILTAQPGNANALDGMVKLLIAENRPEAAIGLLQETLKTAPQANQISPNTIDVVSVQVILGQVYAQEERYAEAIAVYDEAMKVDQKDFRPILGKALVLKRQGKTDQASQLFKVAGDLSPAQYRDQIKQLAAQPPVPAAPPATPSATPPATPPATPPATPPGNLPAPPSAPEKPASP; encoded by the coding sequence ATGAGCATTGGATTAATCTCTTTTCTTGGGCTAGGAATAGCTCCCTTTATCCAAGGGCTGATTGGTTCGGATCCGACCGCCAATCAGACAAAACCTGCTCAAACTCAAACTGTTAATACTTTGCCACGAGAAGAATTAGAAGCACAGGCACGAGGATATGAACTGGTTTTGCAGCGAGAGCCTGATAATGAAACCGCCCTGCAAGGACTATTGGAAGTTAAACTTCAATTGCAAGATTTACCGGGATCGATTGATGTCTTAGAAAAATTAGTCCGTCTGAAACCAGAGCAAACCAATTATGCGGTGTTATTGGCTCAAGCCAAGGAACAAACCGGCGATCGCGAGGCAGCCGCCCAAGTTTATCGTCAAATCCTCACCGCTCAACCGGGTAATGCCAATGCTCTGGATGGCATGGTGAAATTGTTGATTGCCGAAAATCGTCCAGAGGCGGCGATCGGATTGTTACAAGAAACCTTGAAAACCGCTCCTCAAGCAAATCAGATTTCTCCGAACACCATCGATGTGGTTTCCGTGCAAGTGATCTTGGGTCAGGTTTACGCCCAGGAAGAACGCTACGCTGAGGCGATCGCGGTTTACGATGAAGCCATGAAAGTGGATCAAAAAGATTTTCGCCCGATCCTGGGCAAAGCCCTCGTCCTGAAACGCCAAGGTAAAACCGATCAAGCCAGCCAACTGTTTAAAGTTGCCGGAGACTTGTCTCCCGCACAATATCGCGATCAAATTAAACAATTAGCGGCTCAACCGCCCGTTCCCGCAGCCCCTCCCGCAACTCCATCCGCAACTCCTCCCGCAACTCCTCCCGCAACTCCTCCCGCAACTCCTCCCGGAAATCTACCCGCGCCACCTTCGGCTCCAGAAAAGCCAGCGTCGCCGTAG
- a CDS encoding amino acid ABC transporter ATP-binding protein yields MTQIQSNTIPIETSSEEYAIIATDVHKWYSNHFHALRGVSLSVKRGEVVVIMGPSGSGKSTFIRTFNALEEIQKGSIVIDGIKLSHDLKNIEEIHKEVGMVFQQFNLFPHLTILQNVTLAPIWVRRWPKAKAEEVALQLLERVGILEQANKYPGQLSGGQQQRVAIARALAMQPKIMLFDEPTSSLDPEMVREVLDVMRTLAKSGMTMVCVTHEVGFAREVADRIVFMADGVLVEQATPEQFFNNPQEERTQQFLSQIL; encoded by the coding sequence ATGACACAGATACAATCTAACACTATTCCCATCGAAACCAGTTCAGAAGAATACGCCATTATTGCTACCGATGTCCATAAATGGTACAGCAATCATTTTCACGCCCTCAGAGGAGTCAGCCTTTCGGTCAAACGCGGGGAAGTGGTAGTGATTATGGGGCCATCGGGTTCGGGAAAATCCACCTTTATTAGAACATTTAATGCCTTAGAAGAAATTCAAAAAGGCAGTATTGTTATCGATGGCATTAAGTTATCCCATGATTTAAAAAATATTGAAGAAATTCATAAAGAAGTGGGGATGGTGTTTCAACAGTTTAATTTATTTCCCCATTTAACGATTTTACAGAATGTGACTTTAGCCCCGATTTGGGTGAGACGTTGGCCGAAAGCAAAAGCCGAAGAAGTGGCATTACAATTGTTAGAACGGGTGGGAATTTTAGAACAGGCGAATAAATATCCGGGGCAATTATCCGGGGGTCAACAGCAACGGGTGGCGATCGCACGAGCCCTAGCCATGCAGCCGAAAATCATGTTATTTGATGAGCCCACTTCTTCTTTAGACCCGGAAATGGTGCGAGAAGTTTTGGATGTAATGCGAACCTTGGCCAAATCAGGCATGACGATGGTCTGTGTCACCCATGAAGTTGGCTTTGCGCGAGAAGTAGCCGATCGCATTGTGTTCATGGCCGATGGAGTTTTAGTCGAACAAGCAACCCCAGAACAATTCTTTAACAATCCTCAAGAAGAACGAACTCAACAATTTCTCTCTCAAATTCTTTAA
- a CDS encoding amino acid ABC transporter permease, whose amino-acid sequence MNYIPSNPSNQPPETAGLTAQEWLQKNLFNTWYNSLITIGITALLLSMLTGFISWAFTTAKWNVIPANLPLFFVGRFPVDQYWRLWVILGMITLLSGITWGFLARNSRILFSKNTLIGAGGAGVLAVLTPVAIAPRLLLIGILLLLLAGAWGGKILGNTQPKIGKWLPFSWFLLLLICVWFIGGGLGLKLVSTNLWGGLMLTLLMSISSILLSFPIGVLLALGRQSSLPVIRICSTVYIEVFRGLPLITILFMGQVLLPLFLAEGMRPDRVLRAIIGLTMFSSAYLAENIRSGLQAIPRGQMEAAKALGLNTPLTVGLIILPQALKVAIPAIVGQFISLFQDTTLLSIVGLVELLGISRSILANPKFLGRYLEVYIFIGILYWVFSYALSIASQKLEEQLNTEHR is encoded by the coding sequence ATGAATTATATCCCATCAAATCCATCAAATCAACCGCCTGAAACCGCCGGTTTAACTGCCCAGGAATGGTTGCAAAAAAATCTATTTAATACCTGGTACAATAGTCTGATTACCATTGGGATTACTGCCCTGTTATTATCAATGTTAACCGGGTTTATCTCTTGGGCATTCACCACAGCGAAATGGAATGTAATTCCCGCTAACCTACCCCTATTTTTTGTCGGGCGATTTCCCGTCGATCAATATTGGCGATTGTGGGTAATCTTAGGCATGATTACCCTCCTGTCTGGGATTACCTGGGGATTTTTAGCCCGAAATTCCCGAATTCTATTTAGTAAAAATACTTTAATTGGTGCTGGGGGCGCCGGAGTCTTGGCGGTGCTGACTCCAGTAGCGATCGCCCCTCGTTTACTCTTAATCGGCATCCTATTATTGCTGTTAGCGGGGGCTTGGGGGGGAAAAATCCTGGGAAATACTCAACCAAAAATCGGCAAATGGTTGCCTTTTTCCTGGTTTCTCCTCTTGTTAATTTGTGTGTGGTTTATAGGCGGTGGACTCGGACTAAAATTAGTCTCCACGAACCTCTGGGGAGGACTAATGTTGACCTTACTCATGTCAATTAGCAGTATTTTATTATCCTTTCCCATTGGCGTATTATTAGCATTAGGACGACAAAGTAGTTTACCCGTAATCCGCATTTGCTCAACGGTTTATATCGAAGTGTTTCGGGGCTTACCCCTAATTACCATTCTCTTTATGGGGCAAGTTTTACTCCCCTTATTCCTGGCGGAAGGAATGCGACCAGACCGGGTATTACGGGCTATTATTGGATTAACGATGTTTAGTTCTGCCTACTTAGCGGAAAACATCCGATCCGGGCTACAAGCGATTCCCAGAGGTCAAATGGAAGCCGCCAAAGCATTAGGCTTAAATACCCCTTTAACCGTAGGTTTAATTATTTTACCCCAAGCCTTAAAAGTGGCGATTCCGGCGATTGTCGGTCAGTTTATTAGCTTATTTCAAGATACAACTTTACTCTCGATTGTGGGCTTAGTGGAATTATTAGGCATAAGCCGATCAATTCTCGCCAACCCGAAGTTTCTGGGACGCTACTTAGAAGTGTATATTTTTATTGGCATCCTGTACTGGGTATTTTCCTATGCTCTGTCGATCGCCAGCCAAAAATTAGAAGAACAGTTGAATACTGAACATCGATAA